Within the Arachis duranensis cultivar V14167 chromosome 10, aradu.V14167.gnm2.J7QH, whole genome shotgun sequence genome, the region CTCAATCATGTGAATCAAAATAGAGTTCTTCCCCCTAATGAGGTGGGGTCAATGGATCATCGCTCAAAGAACAGATgcagaaaatgaaaatttcaGGAAAATAAATCAAGCTCGAACAGAAATATAAAATTGGCAGAAAGGAAAGTTGCAGAagagaattgcagaaatttGGAATTGCATAAGCTAAATTGAATTCAATACTGAAATGTAAAAGTGCAGAAATGTAAAAGTGTTTACAAGAGCCTTCTactctactcctactcctactcctactactactactactactcctactGTATTCCAGCGTCAGAACCCCCTTTCCTAATGAaactgatgcctttatataggctttcctAAACTACAAattgaagtgaaattcaaaaaaaattataattaaatgaaattcctattctagattaTCTTTGTGGTCTTCATTGAGTGATCAGAGTGGGCTTGCTTACTTGTAGTTCAAATGGGCTTGGAATAAAGCTAATTTAAGCAGAAATGCACTTCTAGGAGAGCGTAGCACTCATTTAGAGAACAGAGCGCTTTtatacccacgcgtacgcgtcccatATGCTTGAGCGTCCCTTGCAATTTGGTCCatcgacacgtacgcgtcatccatgcATATGCGTCCCTTCCAGCGTTCACTTTGAGAGAGTAGTGCTTGCGAAATGAGCATTccttccacgcgtacgcgtcacccacgcgtacgcgtggattgcaaaatgcCAAATCCACGGTGCTGCTCAACCCATGCGTGTGCGTGCTTGTTCCCAAAAAtcacatccacgcgtacgcgtcatgcacgcgtacgcgtcgatggctaaatttcaaatcaaaatttcaaaagcATCGCAGGCACTCATTTGAAGGGAACGTAGCGTTCTTAGCTTGCGAGCACTATTCACACCCATGCGTATGCGTCtcatacgcgtacgcgtggtcttCCACAAATGTCCATTTTGACGCATACGTGTCacgcatgcgtacgcgtcctttGCAAAAATTTCTTGGTGAGGAACGCAGCACTCTTTTCCACTTCTCTGCTCCTTTCTTGCCTTTCATCAATCAAATAGATACATCAAAGCCACGGCATACTCATAGGAATTTACATCATTCATTTTATCAAAAATTCTTGCATAAATCTTATGAAAAATGCTTAGaattaacaatgtttgattgaatcaagacaaGCATGAAATTCTCATCCAAGCACTTACTTATTTCctaaaaaatgcatgaaaacctagtaaaaaataatgaaaaaggcttgTAAAACTAGTCTAaaatgacttgtcatcagaacCCATTGAAAGGTGGACAAACAATAGTGATGACTAAAGAGAGTAGTGCCCTCATCCAGAGGGATTTGCCTataaagaagaaggatccagggagttttcacatccctTGTGCTATAAGGGATACAATAATTGATCGAGGGttctgtgatcttggagcaagtataaATCTAATGTCGTTGTCTCTCATGAAGAAGTTGCAGATCAATGAGTTAAAATCCACAGATGTAATCCTCCAATTGGCTAACAAGACCCAGaaacaagcaataggagtggttgaaaatgtaCTGGTGAAGGTGGGGAGGTACTTCCTCCCTACATATTTTGTTGTTCTTGAGATGGAAGAGaactatcttcatccaatcattctggGGAGACCATTCTTGGCTACAGCCAGAGCATTCATTGATGTTGAGCAGGGGAAGTTGAtattgagaatacatgatgaacaaCTCACCTTTCATGTCTTCAAGCCTACACATGAATCTGAACAAGAGAACAAAGACTTGAAAGATGATCACAAGGAAGTATTCTTGGAGGAAACAAGTAGTAAATCACAACCAGAACCTTTGAAGAACCCCGTGGTGGACAAACAAGAAGTCCAAGTGATACAACAACCAAGGAAGCCTAAGGAGGAGCTGAAACCATAAGAGTCAAGAGAAACAATCAACAAGGATCCTCCGGACATAAGAATCACCAAAACACCActtgaagaagagaaaataattGGGAAGAATGTACCAAGGAGATGGAAgaacaaaaagatccctacAGAGGACTTTTCCCCAGGGGATCAAGTGATATCAATCCACTACCCATTAATCCAACCTCATCTTGCTACCATTCCATCTCAGCTACCTCaagtgtacacaatcaataaAATCCTATCCTTGGAACATGTAGAGATTCTCAAAAAGGCAAGCGGAGACAGATTCACTGTGAGAGGAGAAGACCTGAGACATTACAACCCTCCCTGATAGACGCCAACCGTCAAGCTAATAACGTTAAAGAAACACTCCATGGGAGGCAGCCCATGTTTTGCATTTTCAGTTACTGCTTTATCGTCAATAATTAATGGTTTTCTAACATGACTTTAGGCTTTCATGGACTAATTTAACTACTGCATATAGCATTTTGAAGCATATGTTTgattcctaagtttggtgtgcctaaGGGCACTCTAAGATGGTTTTCTAAGCATGATGATCATAAAGCTATCTTAGGGTATatactcatttattttcttgaaGTGTATaaccaaacattaagtttggtgttctacaTATGCTATAAGTTCAAAGAAAGTTAAATTTGTTTTAAGGCTAAAATTTCATGAAAGATGAACCATATGCTGCATTATTTTGAGTtacgttttattttttttagcataGAAAAGGTATTCCTTATGATGCATAAATCAAAAGTGACAAGAATTTCATTGAATTTTCACATGAACCATTTGGTGGATGACAAGCTTAGTGTGCAAGGCACCTAGGATGATGCAAGAGATGTATGTCCTAGGAATTGAAGTTAACTCTTGAACCACATggccaaacactaagtttggtgtccaccAAGGCTATATATTTGCTTAAAAAGAGTCACGGTTGGTTATTAATGCATGAGGAATGCTTagtcaatttttcaaaatttttaaacttagtTATTGCTTTTTATTTGCTTTGCTGCCACtatttgaattcattttttgttttgttatggTGAATAGGCATGAGGAAGAGAAGATTGATGGAGAGGACAAAGGAAGGCAATGTACGGCTATCATTGAGTAAAAAGCAAGTCACATGGCCATGGAAGTTGCTCATTGGGAAGCATAATTCTGCACATTGGTTGGGGAGATATATCACCTAGATGACCGAACCTACATACCCATTGAGGAAGCAATccttgtcttcatccaattctaCATGCACACTATCCATTTTCACCACTTCAAAAGCATCCTCACCATTCATTCTTCATCAATTTTTGCTATAAATGACCCCACTTCGACCAAGTTGCACACTTCAAGTCACACCCTCCTGCACTCATAATTTCACTTCTTGCACCATTTAAACCTCAAAATCCTCACTGTGCTCTCTGTATGCTTCAAACCACTTTTGTCCCACGTAATTTTATGCCTTACTTCACACTTAAGCCACACTCTCATCCTACGTTGCACCAAGTACACTAGCCACTCCTTCCCACCACTTCTCAACTGTTTAATCGGCCAACCTCAAGAGCAAATATGGTAGCCTCATCAAGCTCCAAAAGAAGTAAAGGAAAAGAGCccattgaagaagaaatttcCTATGATAAATGGAAATTCAAATTAGTATTCCATGAAATTCAAGCTAAATGGATGATACCCAAGGGAATATTTCCAGAGATCCCTTTCCAATTCCCTGAAGATGAGTGCCAAGAGATCAGAGAGAagattagaaaaagaaaatgggagCTCCTCACTACTCCAATCACAAGAATAAATGCTAACACAGTGAAGGAGTTCTATGCCAACACTGTAAAGGAGAATACTAGCATTGACACCTCTTA harbors:
- the LOC107469830 gene encoding uncharacterized protein LOC107469830: MTCHQNPLKGGQTIVMTKESSALIQRDLPIKKKDPGSFHIPCAIRDTIIDRGFCDLGASINLMSLSLMKKLQINELKSTDVILQLANKTQKQAIGVVENVLVKVGRYFLPTYFVVLEMEENYLHPIILGRPFLATARAFIDVEQGKLILRIHDEQLTFHVFKPTHESEQENKDLKDDHKEVFLEETSSKSQPEPLKNPVVDKQEVQVIQQPRKPKEELKP